From Verrucomicrobia bacterium S94, the proteins below share one genomic window:
- a CDS encoding radical SAM protein — protein MKILLITPPLLQPNTPYAATPLLTAWLKAQGHDAFQSDLSLKLLLKLFSREGLSAVFEALEFLPEAAEPYLKTVEPVIAYLQNRNPCAAEQILKRGWLPEGAHLARAYEMEEQLGWNFRGLDSMDRARYLAGLYLDDIADAAAGLDPNFGFSRYGEKLAASVPDFGKIRNELERGRSLFFQWVEELTDEEMIRHRPGMVVLTVPFPGCLLGALIIARRIKHTCAGVHIVLGGGYVNTELRRLADPSIFEYVDSITLDSGFLPLKQLAGGGDPVRTFKRVDGRVVFMSAEKTEVPHGDLPPPDFRGLELDDYFGVFETLNPVTRLWSEDRWNKLVLAHGCCWSRCAFCDTSIDYICRYDPADPGVICDWIVHVMNETGFSGFHFVDEALPPDLLDGLCDEIQRRRLEIEWWGNIRYEKRFSTALIRKMADAGCIAVTGGLETACDRTLKLMQKGIVMKHAMRVLTDLAEAGVLTHAYLMYGFPTQTEAEIFQALEAVRDLFDRGVLHSAYWHRFALTAHSRIAKNPEQYNVTVPEIPPAFFAQNEIPFYTAFDHDPDVVGKVLKRATYNYMLGLGLDLPVDAWRRESEKIIF, from the coding sequence ATGAAAATACTGTTGATTACACCGCCGCTGCTTCAGCCCAATACGCCCTATGCCGCCACGCCGTTGCTTACGGCCTGGCTTAAAGCGCAGGGGCACGATGCTTTTCAGTCTGACCTTTCGTTGAAACTTTTGTTGAAATTATTTTCCCGCGAAGGGCTGTCTGCAGTTTTTGAAGCGCTGGAGTTTCTGCCGGAGGCCGCCGAGCCCTATCTGAAAACGGTTGAGCCGGTCATAGCTTATCTGCAGAACCGGAATCCGTGCGCGGCAGAACAGATTCTGAAACGGGGCTGGCTGCCTGAAGGCGCGCATCTGGCCCGGGCCTATGAAATGGAGGAGCAGCTCGGATGGAATTTCCGTGGACTGGATTCCATGGATCGTGCGCGCTATCTGGCCGGTCTGTATCTTGACGATATTGCCGATGCTGCCGCTGGGCTGGATCCGAATTTCGGGTTTTCCCGTTACGGAGAAAAACTGGCCGCCAGTGTTCCGGATTTTGGGAAAATACGGAATGAACTTGAGAGAGGCCGTTCCTTGTTTTTTCAGTGGGTGGAAGAACTGACGGATGAGGAAATGATTCGTCATCGTCCCGGAATGGTTGTGCTGACCGTTCCGTTTCCGGGGTGTCTGCTTGGAGCACTGATTATCGCGCGTCGTATAAAGCATACCTGTGCAGGGGTGCACATTGTGCTGGGCGGAGGGTATGTGAATACTGAACTTCGTCGTCTTGCCGATCCGTCGATTTTCGAGTACGTGGACAGTATTACGCTCGACAGTGGTTTTCTACCGCTTAAACAGCTGGCCGGGGGCGGGGATCCGGTACGGACCTTTAAGCGGGTGGATGGCCGGGTTGTGTTTATGTCTGCGGAAAAGACCGAGGTGCCGCATGGGGATCTTCCACCGCCTGATTTTCGGGGGCTGGAGCTTGATGACTATTTCGGGGTGTTCGAGACACTCAATCCGGTGACCCGGCTCTGGTCGGAAGATCGGTGGAATAAACTGGTGCTGGCGCACGGGTGCTGTTGGAGTCGCTGTGCATTCTGTGATACCTCCATTGATTATATCTGTCGTTATGATCCGGCAGATCCGGGAGTGATCTGCGACTGGATCGTTCATGTGATGAATGAAACCGGTTTCAGCGGTTTTCACTTTGTGGATGAAGCGTTGCCGCCGGATCTGCTCGACGGCCTGTGTGATGAAATTCAGCGGCGCAGACTCGAAATTGAGTGGTGGGGGAATATCCGGTATGAAAAACGATTTTCTACAGCGTTGATTCGTAAAATGGCCGATGCGGGTTGTATTGCGGTTACCGGGGGGCTGGAAACAGCATGTGACCGGACGTTGAAGCTGATGCAGAAAGGCATTGTGATGAAGCATGCTATGCGTGTGCTTACCGATCTGGCTGAGGCCGGGGTTCTGACTCATGCCTACCTGATGTATGGTTTCCCGACGCAGACTGAGGCCGAGATTTTCCAGGCATTGGAAGCTGTGCGCGATCTTTTCGACCGTGGTGTGCTGCATTCGGCGTATTGGCATCGGTTTGCCCTGACGGCCCATAGCCGGATTGCGAAAAATCCGGAGCAATATAATGTCACCGTTCCGGAAATTCCGCCGGCTTTTTTTGCGCAGAACGAGATTCCGTTCTACACGGCATTTGATCATGACCCTGATGTCGTCGGGAAGGTGCTGAAGCGTGCGACATATAATTATATGCTCGGTCTGGGGCTGGATTTGCCGGTAGATGCGTGGCGAAGGGAGAGTGAAAAAATAATATTTTAG
- a CDS encoding DUF177 domain-containing protein — MKILVARIPEEGSNYEGDEPGAILHAEEEQFLRNPGDVHYKLYAQRVSEELVIRGELNVDVELQCARCAEFFSTRVGVSDFLRACPAPEGTDSVDITEDLREEILLHVPGFPVCSEACKGVCAQCGTDLNKSSCACEKDEGPSAWSALDELNL, encoded by the coding sequence ATGAAAATTTTAGTGGCGCGGATTCCGGAAGAGGGATCGAATTATGAAGGCGATGAACCGGGGGCTATTCTGCATGCGGAGGAGGAGCAGTTTCTGCGGAATCCCGGGGATGTGCACTATAAGCTGTATGCCCAGCGGGTGTCGGAAGAACTGGTGATACGCGGTGAGTTAAATGTGGATGTGGAACTGCAGTGTGCAAGATGTGCGGAATTTTTCTCGACAAGAGTGGGGGTTTCCGATTTTCTACGCGCTTGTCCCGCCCCGGAAGGCACCGATTCGGTGGATATTACGGAGGATTTACGGGAGGAAATTCTGTTGCATGTGCCGGGGTTTCCGGTGTGCAGCGAGGCGTGCAAAGGTGTTTGTGCGCAGTGCGGCACTGATTTGAACAAAAGTTCGTGTGCGTGCGAAAAAGATGAAGGTCCGAGTGCCTGGTCGGCACTGGATGAATTGAATTTATAG
- a CDS encoding acetyl-CoA carboxylase carboxyltransferase subunit alpha, producing the protein MSAPFSLPFESPIQVLETKLAELEAFSQEQDIDVSHEIQNMKEKIEQTRTDIYANLTAWQKVQVARHPNRPYTMDYINAMCTDFVEIHGDRIHRDDRAIVGGFAKLDGQKIMIIGSQKGRDTKSNVETNFGCAHPEGYRKALRLMKLADKFNIPIVTLIDTKGAYAGLESEERHIAEAIAVNLRECFNLKVPIICVIIGEGGSGGALGIGIGNRILIMEHAYYSVISPEGCAAILWKDRAYSDKAAEALKITGKDLMELKLADAIIPEPKGGAHTDHDAAAANLKTALLENLAELKAMTDEEILEDRYNKFRAMGEFEGSIA; encoded by the coding sequence ATGAGTGCACCGTTCAGTCTGCCCTTTGAGAGCCCGATACAGGTTCTGGAAACCAAACTCGCCGAGCTTGAGGCGTTCAGTCAGGAACAGGACATCGATGTTTCCCACGAAATCCAGAACATGAAGGAAAAGATCGAGCAGACCCGTACCGACATCTACGCCAATCTTACGGCATGGCAGAAAGTCCAGGTGGCCCGTCACCCGAACCGGCCCTATACCATGGATTATATCAACGCCATGTGCACCGACTTCGTAGAAATCCATGGTGACCGTATTCACCGCGACGACCGAGCCATCGTCGGCGGCTTCGCCAAACTTGACGGGCAGAAAATCATGATTATCGGTTCCCAGAAAGGACGCGATACAAAATCCAACGTGGAAACCAATTTCGGTTGCGCTCATCCGGAAGGATACCGCAAAGCGCTGCGCCTGATGAAACTTGCCGACAAATTCAACATACCGATCGTTACCCTGATTGATACCAAAGGCGCCTACGCCGGTCTGGAATCCGAGGAACGCCACATTGCCGAAGCCATCGCGGTAAACCTGCGGGAATGCTTTAACCTCAAAGTTCCGATCATCTGCGTCATCATCGGTGAAGGCGGATCCGGCGGCGCGCTCGGCATCGGCATCGGGAACCGCATTCTCATTATGGAACACGCCTACTACTCTGTGATTTCACCGGAAGGATGCGCCGCCATTCTCTGGAAAGACCGCGCATACTCCGACAAAGCTGCCGAAGCCCTGAAGATTACCGGAAAAGATTTAATGGAGCTAAAACTCGCGGATGCCATAATCCCTGAACCCAAAGGCGGTGCCCATACGGATCACGATGCGGCAGCTGCAAATCTTAAAACCGCTCTGCTCGAAAATCTGGCCGAACTGAAAGCCATGACCGATGAAGAAATCCTGGAAGACCGTTACAACAAGTTCCGTGCCATGGGCGAATTTGAAGGTAGCATTGCCTAA
- a CDS encoding SDR family oxidoreductase yields MLEFIMNLSGKRALVTGGAVRIGKAIVRALQAEGAEVVVHYLGSQAEAEALSPYTVRADLGNLEEVSGLVETAGPLDILINNASLFTRDSLAEARPERALRELNVNLLAPLELIRCFAQQAGSGAVINLLDRRIRANDSSALPYSLSKKGLEELTRLAALELAPGIRVNGVAPGPILPPPGDSGEHFAERAGRIPLEIFPTPGNIAEAAIFLLKADYCTGQVIFVDGGQHLLGNGVFNQGV; encoded by the coding sequence ATGCTGGAGTTTATTATGAATCTTTCAGGAAAAAGAGCGTTGGTGACCGGTGGAGCGGTGCGAATCGGCAAAGCGATTGTTCGGGCCCTTCAGGCGGAAGGTGCAGAGGTGGTGGTTCACTATCTCGGTTCTCAAGCGGAGGCTGAGGCACTTTCACCTTATACGGTTCGGGCAGATCTGGGTAATTTGGAAGAGGTATCCGGACTGGTCGAGACTGCAGGACCGCTGGATATACTGATCAACAATGCCTCACTTTTCACGAGAGATTCTCTGGCTGAGGCCCGGCCTGAGCGTGCGCTTCGGGAACTGAATGTAAATCTGCTTGCACCGTTGGAACTGATCCGCTGTTTTGCACAACAGGCCGGAAGCGGTGCGGTGATAAACCTACTTGATCGACGTATTCGTGCCAATGATTCTTCGGCACTGCCGTATTCTCTTTCCAAGAAAGGATTGGAAGAGCTGACCAGACTGGCTGCGCTCGAACTGGCACCGGGGATCCGTGTGAATGGTGTTGCACCGGGACCGATTCTTCCTCCTCCGGGGGATAGCGGAGAACATTTTGCTGAGCGGGCAGGGCGGATTCCTCTGGAGATTTTTCCAACACCTGGAAATATTGCGGAGGCCGCTATTTTTCTTCTGAAAGCAGACTACTGTACCGGTCAGGTTATTTTCGTGGACGGCGGTCAGCATCTGCTGGGTAATGGTGTGTTTAATCAGGGAGTATAG
- the lexA gene encoding repressor LexA encodes MPRKINLAEKIEQLRAFYDAEGRAPSYAEMAELFGYKSKNAVYGPVNKLLKLGYLDRGSDNRILLTTKIIGSTKLLGTVQAGFPSPAEEELVDTINLDQYLVRRPEATYLLTVSGESMIDAGIQPGDLVLVEKGGVPKQNDIVVAQIDGEWTLKYFGKDEHGVYLDPANPDFSRMRPERTLTIGGIVKAVVRKYNT; translated from the coding sequence ATGCCCAGAAAAATCAATTTAGCCGAAAAAATCGAACAATTACGCGCCTTTTACGATGCCGAGGGCCGGGCGCCAAGTTACGCCGAAATGGCGGAGCTTTTCGGCTACAAATCCAAAAATGCCGTCTACGGACCTGTTAATAAGCTGTTAAAACTCGGATATCTCGATCGCGGCAGCGATAACCGCATTTTGCTGACCACCAAAATCATCGGCTCCACCAAACTGCTTGGCACCGTGCAGGCCGGATTTCCCTCACCCGCCGAAGAAGAGCTCGTCGACACCATCAATCTCGATCAGTATCTTGTCCGCCGCCCCGAGGCCACCTACCTGCTCACCGTCAGTGGCGAATCCATGATTGATGCCGGCATTCAGCCCGGCGATCTGGTGCTGGTAGAGAAAGGCGGCGTGCCGAAACAGAACGATATCGTCGTCGCCCAGATCGACGGCGAGTGGACACTTAAATATTTCGGAAAAGACGAACACGGCGTCTATCTCGATCCGGCCAACCCCGACTTCTCCCGCATGCGCCCCGAACGCACCCTCACCATCGGCGGTATCGTCAAAGCTGTTGTCCGGAAATACAACACCTGA
- a CDS encoding LysM peptidoglycan-binding domain-containing protein, whose protein sequence is MAKPIYAGTYNNRGGGRWKTVFVVIILIQVALVAAYMIWQKDKKTDDPETAGTPEPAVPAMMSTPEPLVPGIPEPIHSVEASPAILSAISDAEAALEAGQLLEAKSQLDDIVARSPNDKAIELLGDVNIRLLKSSIPMPGKERYSIQPGDYLQKIAKKYNITVALIKDMNGMKTDTIRAGAALVVYNGNFSIRVSKSRNTLDLMAGDKLFKRYPVGTGKFGKTPAIEFKIVDKITEPPWTRFTDGKQIEYGDPENVLGTRWMKIVSDEHPEITGFGIHGTWERDSIGKQSSAGCVRMLNEDVEELFDIVPRKTTVIISD, encoded by the coding sequence ATGGCAAAACCTATTTATGCAGGCACATATAACAACCGCGGCGGCGGTCGATGGAAGACCGTTTTTGTGGTCATCATCCTGATCCAGGTTGCACTGGTGGCGGCATACATGATCTGGCAGAAAGACAAGAAAACCGATGATCCCGAAACCGCCGGCACGCCGGAACCGGCTGTTCCAGCCATGATGAGCACGCCGGAACCGCTGGTTCCGGGAATTCCGGAACCGATCCATTCCGTTGAAGCATCCCCGGCCATCCTTTCAGCTATTTCCGATGCGGAGGCGGCACTCGAAGCCGGTCAATTGCTGGAAGCCAAAAGCCAGCTCGATGACATTGTTGCCCGTTCTCCTAACGATAAAGCCATAGAGTTGCTTGGCGATGTGAATATCAGGCTTCTGAAATCATCAATCCCGATGCCCGGGAAAGAGCGCTATTCCATTCAACCGGGTGATTATCTTCAGAAAATCGCCAAGAAATACAACATCACTGTAGCTCTCATCAAAGATATGAACGGCATGAAGACCGATACAATCCGGGCCGGTGCCGCATTGGTGGTATATAACGGAAACTTCAGCATCCGCGTTTCGAAAAGCCGGAACACCCTGGATCTCATGGCGGGCGACAAACTGTTCAAACGCTATCCCGTCGGAACCGGTAAATTCGGAAAAACACCGGCCATCGAATTCAAAATTGTGGACAAAATCACCGAGCCGCCGTGGACCCGCTTTACAGACGGCAAGCAGATTGAATACGGCGATCCCGAGAATGTGCTGGGTACCCGCTGGATGAAGATCGTATCGGACGAACACCCGGAAATTACCGGCTTCGGGATCCACGGAACCTGGGAGCGCGACAGCATCGGCAAACAGTCCAGCGCCGGCTGTGTCCGCATGCTCAACGAAGATGTTGAAGAACTGTTCGACATTGTTCCGCGCAAAACAACCGTTATAATCAGCGACTAA
- a CDS encoding DEAD/DEAH box helicase, giving the protein MQFSDLIQNDKILKAVEDAGFTEPTPIQQQAIPAIGTGRDIIGCARTGTGKTAAFALPLIQRLEDSWTAAREIRVRALILSPTRELAIQLLENIRKFAAHTELTSLLIHGGTEYEEQILTLRKGVDILIATPGRMLDLIERKALKLDQVEVFVVDEADRMLDMGFAPDIRKIAPMLPQTRQALFFSATMPPDALSLATGILHKPMNVSADPVSAVAENIQKSLYYVEKNNKNILLSWMLHRLKYERILIFCRTRRGADRLTESMRKQDLPVDVLHGDKPQHHRQQLLEAFKTGETPILIATDLAARGIDIENISHIINFDLPNEPETFIHRIGRTARAGASGNAISFCDPTEKGYLRDIQAHLNEELKVVEDHPFHSEQVKNFSGNVKSKHTPDKKKHVSRIREQTTWRLTPGQQKQLHADQAPRKNARRNPRKKK; this is encoded by the coding sequence ATGCAATTTTCCGACCTCATCCAGAATGATAAAATCCTGAAAGCCGTCGAGGACGCCGGCTTCACAGAACCGACCCCCATCCAGCAACAGGCGATTCCGGCCATAGGAACCGGCAGAGATATCATCGGCTGCGCCCGTACCGGAACCGGTAAAACAGCCGCCTTTGCCCTGCCGCTGATTCAGCGGCTGGAAGACAGCTGGACTGCCGCCCGCGAAATCCGCGTCCGCGCCCTCATTCTATCCCCCACCCGCGAACTCGCCATCCAACTACTGGAAAATATCCGGAAATTCGCCGCTCATACCGAACTTACCTCATTGCTGATCCATGGCGGAACCGAATACGAAGAACAGATTCTCACCCTGCGTAAAGGCGTCGATATCCTCATTGCCACTCCCGGGCGCATGCTCGACCTGATTGAACGGAAAGCCCTCAAACTTGACCAGGTTGAAGTGTTTGTAGTCGATGAAGCCGATCGCATGCTTGATATGGGCTTTGCACCGGACATCCGCAAAATCGCCCCTATGCTCCCGCAAACCCGGCAGGCCCTCTTTTTCTCAGCCACCATGCCGCCCGACGCCCTCTCGCTTGCTACCGGAATCCTGCATAAGCCCATGAATGTTTCGGCCGATCCTGTTTCCGCCGTTGCCGAAAACATTCAGAAATCACTCTATTATGTAGAAAAAAACAACAAAAATATCCTGCTCAGCTGGATGCTCCACCGACTGAAATACGAACGCATCCTCATCTTCTGCCGCACCCGACGCGGGGCCGACCGCCTGACCGAATCGATGAGAAAGCAGGATCTTCCTGTCGATGTCCTCCACGGCGACAAACCGCAGCACCACCGGCAGCAGCTGCTCGAGGCCTTCAAAACCGGCGAAACACCCATACTGATCGCCACCGACCTCGCCGCACGGGGCATCGATATTGAAAACATCTCCCACATCATCAACTTTGACCTGCCCAACGAACCCGAAACCTTCATCCATCGCATCGGCCGCACCGCCCGCGCCGGCGCTTCAGGCAACGCCATCAGCTTCTGCGACCCGACCGAAAAAGGATATCTGCGCGACATCCAGGCTCACCTGAACGAAGAACTCAAGGTGGTCGAAGATCATCCATTTCATTCCGAACAGGTGAAAAATTTTTCCGGAAACGTAAAATCCAAACACACGCCGGATAAGAAAAAACATGTCAGCAGAATCCGCGAACAGACCACCTGGCGCCTCACGCCCGGTCAGCAGAAACAGCTGCATGCCGACCAAGCCCCCCGGAAAAACGCCCGCCGCAATCCCCGGAAGAAAAAGTAG
- the folB gene encoding dihydroneopterin aldolase gives MDKIFIRDLALRCIIGIYPEERREKQDVVINVEMHADLRSAGRSDNIEETVDYKAIKKAILALVEGSSFQLIESLAEHVAEIALANKMVKRVIVTIDKPGALRFARASAVEISRP, from the coding sequence ATGGATAAGATTTTTATTCGCGATTTGGCGCTACGGTGCATCATCGGCATTTATCCGGAAGAACGCCGTGAAAAGCAGGATGTTGTGATTAATGTGGAAATGCATGCCGATCTGCGTTCGGCGGGACGGTCGGATAACATTGAGGAAACGGTCGATTACAAAGCCATAAAGAAGGCCATTCTAGCTCTTGTAGAGGGTAGTTCGTTCCAGCTGATAGAATCATTGGCAGAACATGTCGCCGAAATTGCTCTGGCAAACAAAATGGTCAAGCGAGTGATTGTGACCATTGATAAACCGGGAGCCCTGCGCTTTGCCCGGGCGTCTGCCGTCGAAATCAGCCGGCCCTGA
- a CDS encoding 50S ribosomal protein L32, protein MAVPKRKTSKSKTASRKAQNMKKPIARASSCSQCGAPAMPHRACPSCGYYNGRQVLTVVTED, encoded by the coding sequence ATGGCAGTTCCAAAAAGAAAAACTTCGAAGAGTAAAACAGCAAGCCGCAAGGCGCAGAATATGAAAAAGCCGATTGCACGTGCATCTTCCTGTTCGCAGTGCGGTGCTCCGGCAATGCCGCATCGCGCGTGTCCGAGCTGCGGGTATTATAACGGACGTCAGGTTCTCACGGTCGTTACTGAAGACTAG
- a CDS encoding IS5 family transposase (programmed frameshift): MKITEAQYDKIAHVLPVQRGNVTLSNIEVLNAILYVAEHGCKWRGLPSRFGNWHTIYTRMNRWAKKGVLANVFDELQKQQLVKINLEAVSIDSTSIKVHPDGTGAFKKNGKQSIGKSRGGWTTKIHLIAANARIALDFSLSPGQAGDGPEGRKLLASWGEDRPEGICNVLMDKAYEGDETRQLVFDLDLTPVVPPKANRLEPWEYDKEMYKRRNEVERLFRRLKGFRRIFSRFEKLDVMFCAFIHFALTVDMLPLC, from the exons ATGAAAATAACCGAAGCCCAGTACGACAAAATCGCCCATGTGTTGCCGGTGCAGCGAGGCAACGTAACTCTTTCCAATATCGAGGTTTTAAACGCCATTCTCTATGTGGCCGAGCACGGCTGCAAGTGGCGCGGACTCCCCTCTCGCTTTGGAAACTGGCACACCATTTACACCCGCATGAACCGCTGGGCAAAAAAAGGCGTTCTCGCAAACGTGTTCGATGAACTGCAGAAACAGCAGCTCGTGAAGATCAACCTTGAAGCGGTGTCCATCGACAGCACCTCGATCAAGGTGCATCCCGACGGAACCGGCGCAT TTAAAAAAAACGGCAAACAATCCATAGGAAAGTCCCGTGGTGGCTGGACTACCAAGATCCATTTGATCGCCGCCAACGCCCGGATCGCACTGGATTTCTCCCTTTCCCCGGGACAAGCCGGTGATGGTCCGGAAGGTCGTAAACTACTGGCCAGCTGGGGCGAGGATCGCCCTGAAGGCATTTGCAATGTATTGATGGATAAGGCCTACGAAGGAGATGAAACCCGGCAGCTGGTGTTCGATCTTGACCTCACTCCCGTTGTGCCGCCCAAGGCCAATCGACTTGAACCTTGGGAATACGACAAGGAAATGTACAAGCGGCGCAATGAAGTGGAGCGCCTGTTCCGCCGCTTAAAAGGATTCCGTCGAATCTTCTCCCGCTTCGAGAAACTCGACGTAATGTTCTGTGCGTTCATCCACTTCGCCCTGACTGTGGACATGCTTCCGTTGTGTTAA
- the recN gene encoding DNA repair protein RecN produces the protein MLRTLKIKNLALVDDVQVGFSEGLNVITGETGAGKSLMIGALRLLLGERADKSMIRTGETSCSVHAEFGLEDCRAVNTILEDIGLEPCDGGLLIIRRVITGTSNKTTVNDESVTLNALKRLGEVLVDMHGPYDHQSLLDQHVQLQILDAFGQIDHSEYLEHYRKYREVQKRLDALNSDNEEDLQRQIEFLEYRVNEIESANLNPEEEAEVEEEHSKIANAQHVIELANGTVQALTEGEGCAFDGLVSAQQALNQLVKLMPEAQEWHDELESAVTSVQEVVRSIEQSAGDIDAGAERMEWLDDRLTTYQTLKRKYGSTVEEVLENGAQWAEQLRELRGRDKKREELENQLTLIFQDLDQAGAKLRAARENVADHLSECITRELVDIGFEHGFFDVQISPCEPTPTGMDVIDFGFAPNAGEDMRPLRMIASSGEISRVMLATKAVLAKQDRIPVLVFDEIDANIGGEIGGAVGRKLAEVARHHQLLCITHLPQVAACGDRHLAVSKKVEDGRTFTEVELLDDETRPEELARMLGGKDSTNVTLQHAREMLEQTSFL, from the coding sequence ATGCTCAGGACGTTAAAAATTAAAAATCTGGCTCTTGTCGACGATGTACAGGTCGGCTTTTCGGAAGGGCTCAATGTCATTACCGGTGAAACCGGGGCGGGAAAATCGCTTATGATCGGTGCATTGCGCCTCCTACTTGGAGAACGTGCGGATAAATCGATGATCCGGACCGGCGAAACCTCCTGTTCGGTACATGCGGAATTCGGGCTGGAGGACTGCAGAGCTGTTAATACGATCTTAGAGGATATCGGGCTGGAACCTTGTGATGGCGGTCTGTTGATCATCCGCCGGGTCATTACCGGTACATCGAATAAAACAACTGTTAACGACGAATCGGTTACATTGAATGCGTTAAAACGGCTGGGTGAAGTGCTGGTGGATATGCACGGGCCGTATGATCATCAGTCACTGCTGGATCAGCATGTTCAGTTGCAAATTCTTGATGCATTCGGGCAGATCGATCATAGCGAATATCTGGAGCACTATCGGAAATACCGTGAAGTACAGAAGCGGCTCGATGCGCTTAATTCCGATAATGAGGAGGATCTGCAGCGACAGATTGAGTTTCTTGAATACCGGGTGAATGAAATTGAATCCGCCAATCTGAATCCTGAAGAGGAAGCGGAAGTTGAAGAGGAGCACAGTAAAATCGCCAATGCCCAGCATGTGATTGAGCTGGCCAACGGGACCGTTCAGGCGCTGACTGAAGGTGAGGGCTGTGCGTTTGACGGCCTGGTATCCGCGCAGCAGGCGCTGAATCAGCTGGTGAAACTGATGCCTGAGGCGCAGGAGTGGCACGATGAGCTCGAAAGCGCCGTCACTTCAGTTCAGGAGGTGGTGCGTTCTATTGAGCAGTCTGCCGGAGATATTGATGCCGGTGCTGAGCGTATGGAGTGGCTGGATGACCGCCTGACCACTTATCAGACGCTGAAGCGTAAGTACGGAAGCACCGTAGAGGAGGTTCTTGAAAATGGGGCGCAGTGGGCCGAGCAGCTTCGAGAGCTTCGGGGGCGCGATAAAAAACGGGAGGAACTGGAAAATCAGCTGACGCTTATTTTTCAGGATCTGGACCAGGCCGGAGCAAAGCTGAGGGCGGCACGTGAAAATGTGGCCGACCATCTTTCCGAATGTATCACCCGGGAACTGGTTGATATCGGTTTTGAGCATGGCTTTTTTGATGTGCAGATTTCTCCTTGTGAGCCGACCCCGACCGGCATGGACGTTATTGATTTCGGGTTTGCTCCGAATGCCGGCGAAGATATGCGGCCATTGCGTATGATTGCCTCTTCCGGCGAAATTTCCCGGGTCATGCTGGCCACCAAAGCGGTGCTTGCGAAACAGGACCGGATTCCTGTACTGGTTTTTGATGAAATCGATGCGAATATCGGTGGTGAAATCGGTGGAGCGGTAGGTCGTAAATTGGCAGAAGTCGCTCGGCACCATCAGTTGCTTTGCATAACCCATCTGCCGCAGGTTGCCGCCTGTGGAGACCGCCATCTGGCAGTCTCGAAAAAAGTTGAGGACGGACGAACCTTTACTGAAGTGGAGCTGCTCGATGATGAAACCCGTCCCGAAGAGCTTGCCCGCATGCTCGGGGGCAAAGATTCCACGAATGTCACGCTCCAGCATGCCAGAGAAATGCTGGAACAAACCTCTTTTCTCTAA